A genomic window from Nicotiana sylvestris chromosome 11, ASM39365v2, whole genome shotgun sequence includes:
- the LOC138881368 gene encoding uncharacterized protein: MGVQEVLVLGDSDLLVHQIQGEWEIRDLKLIPYRQCLHDLCQQFQSIEFRHILRIHNEVADDLDTLASMLHHPDKAYVDPLHIQVNDLHAYCNMVEEELDGEPWFHDIKGYIRRGVYLVQATGDQKRTIRRLASGFFFSGGVLYKRTPDLGLLRCVDAK; the protein is encoded by the coding sequence atgggtgtccaggaagtcttggtcttgggtgactcggaccttctggtacaccagattcaggggGAATGGGAAATACGTGatctgaaactcataccgtacagacaatgtttgcatgatctttgtcaacaatttcaatcaatagagttcaggcatattttgaggattcacaatgaggtcgccgatgaTTTGgatactctggcgtcaatgttacatcatccagataaggcttatgtagacccgttgcatattcaggtaaATGATctacatgcttattgtaacatggtggaggaagagctcgacggggagccttggtttcacgacatcAAGGGATACATCCGAAGGGGAGTCTATctggtacaagccacaggtgatcaaaagagaacaattcgtcgcttggcaagtggatttttcttcagtggaggagttttgtacaaaagaactccagatcttgggttattaagatgtgtagatgccaAATAG